One part of the Oceanihabitans sp. IOP_32 genome encodes these proteins:
- the rfbB gene encoding dTDP-glucose 4,6-dehydratase: protein MNKQNVLITGGAGFIGSHVVRLFVNTYPEYHIYNLDALTYAGNLENLIDVQDQPNYTFIKGDITNEDFINELFQTHKFDKVIHLAAESHVDRSIEDPLAFVKTNVIGTMVLLNAFKACYHSNFENKLFYHISTDEVYGTLGETGLFTETTAYDPNSPYSASKASADHFVRAYGETYGLPYIISNCSNNYGAYQFPEKLIPLFINNILNKKELPVYGDGNYTRDWLFVEDHAKAIDVVFHKGVLGETYNIGGFNEWKNIDLVSLLCKQMDDKLGNKEGTSAQLITYVKDRPGHDLRYAIDASKIKKELGWTPTVTFEEGLDKTIDWYLNNKDWLNNVTTGAYQDYYKKQYK, encoded by the coding sequence ATGAATAAACAAAATGTTTTAATAACGGGTGGGGCTGGATTTATCGGTTCTCATGTAGTGAGGTTATTTGTTAATACCTATCCAGAGTATCATATTTATAATTTGGATGCCTTGACTTATGCGGGTAATTTGGAGAACCTTATCGATGTTCAAGACCAACCCAATTATACCTTTATAAAAGGCGATATTACCAACGAGGACTTTATAAACGAACTCTTCCAAACCCATAAATTTGATAAGGTAATTCATCTCGCGGCCGAGTCGCATGTCGATCGCTCTATAGAAGATCCCCTAGCCTTTGTAAAAACCAATGTTATAGGGACCATGGTATTGCTTAATGCTTTTAAGGCTTGTTATCATTCTAATTTTGAAAATAAATTATTTTACCACATTAGTACAGACGAAGTTTACGGAACTTTAGGAGAAACGGGCTTATTTACCGAAACCACAGCTTACGATCCCAATTCACCCTACTCTGCATCGAAAGCGAGTGCCGATCATTTTGTTAGAGCCTACGGCGAAACCTATGGCTTGCCGTATATTATTTCAAACTGTTCTAATAATTATGGGGCTTATCAATTTCCAGAAAAACTAATCCCCTTGTTTATAAATAATATTTTAAATAAAAAAGAGTTACCCGTTTATGGCGATGGTAATTATACTCGAGATTGGTTGTTTGTAGAAGATCATGCCAAAGCCATAGATGTGGTTTTTCATAAAGGTGTTTTAGGAGAAACCTATAATATTGGTGGTTTTAACGAATGGAAAAACATCGATTTAGTTAGCTTGCTTTGTAAACAAATGGACGATAAATTAGGTAATAAAGAAGGCACATCGGCACAATTAATCACCTACGTTAAAGACCGTCCGGGACACGATTTAAGATATGCTATCGATGCCTCAAAAATAAAAAAAGAGCTGGGATGGACGCCTACGGTAACTTTCGAAGAAGGTTTAGACAAGACCATCGATTGGTACTTAAATAATAAGGACTGGCTTAATAATGTCACCACTGGGGCCTATCAAGATTATTATAAAAAGCAGTATAAATAG
- the rfbA gene encoding glucose-1-phosphate thymidylyltransferase RfbA, which translates to MKGIILAGGSGTRLHPLTKVLSKQLMPIYDKPMIYYPLSTLMHAGISEILIISTPEHLPLFKQLLGDGNHLGCRFEYAVQDAPNGLAEAFIIGEDFIGDDKVALILGDNIFYGTGLAELLKANNDPQGGIVYAYHVNDPERYGVVNFDKDGNVLSIEEKPEKPKSNYAVPGIYFYDNEVVKIAKNIKPSHRGELEITDVNKEYLKRGRLRVSILDKGTAWLDTGTFNSLMQASQFVEVIEERQGLKIGAIEEAAYRSGFISKEELRNLAKPLLKSGYGKHLLSLINQD; encoded by the coding sequence ATGAAAGGTATTATTTTAGCAGGTGGCTCTGGGACTAGACTCCATCCATTGACAAAAGTTTTAAGTAAGCAGCTGATGCCTATTTATGATAAACCCATGATATATTATCCGCTATCCACTTTAATGCATGCTGGTATTAGTGAGATACTTATTATATCTACGCCAGAGCATTTACCACTTTTTAAACAATTATTAGGAGATGGTAATCATTTGGGTTGTAGGTTTGAATATGCTGTACAAGATGCTCCAAATGGTTTAGCAGAGGCTTTCATTATTGGTGAAGATTTTATTGGAGACGATAAAGTAGCCTTAATTTTAGGTGATAATATATTTTATGGAACTGGTTTGGCTGAGTTGTTAAAGGCTAATAATGACCCTCAAGGGGGTATTGTTTATGCTTATCATGTCAATGATCCGGAACGTTATGGAGTTGTTAATTTTGATAAAGATGGAAATGTACTTTCTATTGAAGAAAAACCAGAAAAACCAAAATCAAACTATGCCGTTCCAGGTATTTATTTTTATGATAATGAAGTGGTTAAAATAGCGAAAAATATAAAACCAAGTCATAGAGGTGAATTAGAGATAACCGATGTTAATAAAGAATATTTAAAACGAGGTAGATTAAGAGTTAGTATTTTAGATAAAGGAACAGCTTGGTTAGATACAGGAACTTTTAATTCTTTGATGCAGGCATCCCAATTTGTTGAAGTTATTGAAGAGCGGCAAGGATTGAAAATTGGGGCTATTGAAGAGGCCGCTTACAGAAGTGGTTTTATATCAAAAGAAGAGCTAAGGAATCTTGCTAAACCATTGCTTAAAAGTGGTTATGGAAAACATTTACTAAGCCTAATAAATCAAGACTAA
- a CDS encoding DUF6909 family protein, whose translation MGINKHHARTRAQESSNAIERMYITMRHLFNRGFYKPMGVSGETLRESLLVLRPEIYGSIAEEKIELYGLLYVIDRLPIGIEECTFINLTSDEGYADSHFQPIIPPKRRRNCYRIDSDQMNIEITRGRSEIYDILTHLTFLFIESHKISNRVLIDECGATNRDWKKLEKAVLSTKKFTQQEREIAITHLANITGRTFKELTEVYSKFSTTKQPERLLHILYWLGKLAIEEQIGKDKRTITFSPVLRERLGHHLHGEVWANTIKNTLYKKDLLKRPIHIISANMHSVMNTLFAPKALKSKKSIFEVYEALSQKENEALRNKVTKEALLNGMIYIKDTSGTNIDVQIFDTAKMETSTLDIKADDALLKSKKPVVFVMDYAFGEQAYETIDELLKPYKVNGEKIHLNVESVSIMGKAGILEGGKGDIMIPKAHIFEGTADNYPFTNELKKEDFKGENVNVYEGSMVTVLGTSLQNKDILKFFHNSTWQVIGLEMEGAHYQKAIQAASKVRNSISPNVKVRYAYYASDNPLETGSTLASGGLGTSGVKPTYLITRKILEQLFN comes from the coding sequence ATGGGTATAAATAAGCACCATGCAAGAACAAGAGCTCAAGAAAGCTCTAACGCTATAGAGCGTATGTACATTACCATGCGCCATTTATTTAACCGTGGGTTTTACAAGCCTATGGGTGTATCGGGCGAGACTTTAAGGGAGTCTCTTTTGGTGTTGCGTCCAGAAATATACGGTTCTATAGCTGAAGAAAAAATAGAATTATACGGCCTATTGTATGTTATAGACAGGCTACCTATTGGTATTGAAGAGTGCACATTTATTAATCTAACAAGTGATGAAGGCTATGCCGATTCTCACTTTCAACCAATAATTCCTCCAAAAAGACGCCGCAATTGCTATCGTATAGACAGCGATCAAATGAATATTGAAATCACCAGAGGCCGCTCTGAAATTTACGATATTTTAACCCACCTCACCTTTCTTTTTATCGAATCGCATAAAATTAGTAATCGAGTACTTATTGACGAGTGTGGGGCTACAAATCGAGATTGGAAAAAATTAGAGAAAGCAGTCTTATCAACCAAAAAATTTACACAACAAGAGCGCGAAATTGCGATTACGCATTTAGCAAATATTACGGGGCGTACCTTTAAAGAGTTAACAGAGGTATATTCTAAATTTTCGACCACTAAGCAGCCAGAGCGTTTACTACACATTTTATATTGGTTAGGCAAATTGGCTATAGAAGAGCAAATAGGTAAAGACAAACGCACTATAACCTTTAGTCCGGTGCTAAGAGAGCGTTTAGGGCATCATTTGCACGGTGAAGTTTGGGCGAATACCATTAAAAACACCCTGTATAAAAAGGATTTATTAAAACGTCCCATACATATTATTAGTGCTAATATGCATAGCGTAATGAATACGCTTTTTGCACCAAAGGCTTTAAAGTCTAAAAAAAGTATTTTTGAAGTTTACGAAGCATTAAGCCAAAAAGAGAATGAAGCACTCCGAAACAAAGTCACCAAAGAAGCCTTGCTCAATGGGATGATTTATATTAAAGACACCTCGGGCACTAATATCGATGTGCAAATTTTTGATACAGCAAAAATGGAAACTTCAACACTCGATATAAAAGCAGACGATGCACTTCTAAAATCGAAAAAACCGGTTGTATTTGTTATGGATTATGCCTTTGGCGAGCAGGCTTACGAGACCATCGACGAGCTTTTAAAACCCTATAAAGTAAACGGCGAAAAGATCCACTTAAATGTAGAATCCGTATCAATAATGGGTAAGGCTGGTATTTTAGAGGGCGGAAAAGGCGATATTATGATACCAAAAGCCCATATTTTTGAAGGGACAGCAGATAATTATCCGTTTACAAACGAATTAAAAAAGGAAGATTTTAAAGGTGAAAATGTCAACGTTTACGAAGGGTCTATGGTAACCGTTCTGGGTACTTCGTTGCAAAACAAAGACATTTTAAAATTCTTTCACAATTCCACTTGGCAGGTTATTGGTTTAGAAATGGAAGGGGCGCATTATCAAAAAGCCATTCAAGCGGCTTCAAAAGTTAGAAACAGTATTAGTCCCAATGTAAAAGTGCGTTATGCTTATTATGCCAGCGATAACCCATTAGAAACGGGTAGCACCTTAGCCTCTGGCGGTTTGGGCACCTCGGGTGTAAAACCCACCTATTTAATTACTAGAAAAATATTAGAACAACTTTTTAACTAA